In a single window of the Azospirillum thiophilum genome:
- a CDS encoding DsbA family protein: MNRKIMGRRNFGLAGLLAVGVTAAFGTALTVAPSAVQAAATLPPVSEMMADRVLGDPKAPVTILDYSSMTCPHCARFHVDVLPKIKEAYIDTGKAKLIFRDFPFDQAALSASMLAHCAPAERYYPLTDVLFKSQSTWSRASDPAKALAQYGKLAGMSQETIDACFASKELADAILNSRLTGQNQHKVEATPTFILNDGKARIDGAQSFEEFSKAIDKLLK, translated from the coding sequence GTGAACCGCAAAATTATGGGACGCAGGAATTTCGGGCTGGCCGGTCTTCTGGCCGTCGGCGTCACCGCCGCGTTCGGCACCGCCCTGACCGTGGCCCCGTCGGCCGTGCAGGCCGCGGCGACCCTGCCTCCGGTGTCGGAGATGATGGCCGACCGCGTGCTCGGCGACCCCAAGGCGCCGGTGACGATCCTCGACTATTCGTCGATGACCTGCCCGCACTGCGCCCGTTTCCATGTCGACGTGCTGCCGAAGATCAAGGAGGCCTACATCGACACCGGCAAGGCCAAGCTGATCTTCCGCGACTTCCCCTTCGACCAGGCGGCGTTGAGCGCCAGCATGCTGGCCCATTGCGCGCCGGCCGAGCGCTACTACCCGCTGACCGACGTGCTGTTCAAGAGCCAGTCGACCTGGAGCCGCGCGTCCGACCCGGCCAAGGCGCTGGCCCAGTACGGCAAGCTGGCGGGCATGAGCCAGGAGACCATCGACGCCTGCTTCGCCAGCAAGGAGCTGGCCGACGCCATCCTGAACAGCCGCCTGACCGGCCAGAACCAGCACAAGGTCGAGGCGACCCCGACCTTCATCCTGAACGACGGCAAGGCCCGCATCGACGGCGCCCAGTCCTTCGAGGAATTCTCCAAGGCGATCGACAAGCTGTTGAAGTAA